Proteins encoded by one window of Branchiostoma floridae strain S238N-H82 chromosome 6, Bfl_VNyyK, whole genome shotgun sequence:
- the LOC118417073 gene encoding uncharacterized protein LOC118417073: MDKMEGRLQSQTSSAGTSRDSSSELYSVFVRLPNEDVAGFRNLPPGISVYDLKARIEIVTGIPSQIYTLHYTNDVDLEDENELRIGMSIMNGATLRMQLFTSWNGLFYSTWNGNIDDTYYSGGVQLISEANFSEGEAVAMHNIVAKRAFVSLFLACHRGHYVLCKVLLSIGADPVGRTPSGRTPLHAAAAQGHLDVLNALLDQGVDVGARDMYGKTPLELSGQFGRRECERRLWLHQWNLRAAKTITDVDTASHGSSGLDTNSGSASSSTLGFIHVQGEKPRHVVRRVFRPSPLQAHHIGSANVWSNSHAPPHQAPQKSVQLPSMSAPVKGVRYGRIRPGTALLGDKSFPDVCRTSTLHSPRVSAGSEDGKRKSTNSASRSTSSLYHKHCQTHASYTPVENYDPQDDFNVDDEDIERLIHVVSLSQPSTPVPPDDTDLVARQKPQQQLRRLRTGDSSRCSRCRIRNETKKPSSPQRAPSRHFVYPETFSVGAKQLHVMMPEMEYDERPITRCHSVPPPSLCSDDEAVDAAIGDDDDIPDIAKPPDANHKPDSINSEDSGRDTMDKTETVDDDEDTNVDKPTEEATSNFVKQREYQVDVDNISEDRPGSNTKGTQCSDEGFSAPQTDPDAETTTDDVPKLQINGVKWDVEKPTLMVAQNETQTERNDCRENAPKRQVRQRSLSADDKLFLPSKPASGVLPRAKTLESWILMKTRQKQGRRERPANEERRRRNVEAYQRWLRTKDQEIREDVTDQSSEPASGDTKENQNAFEQWLKAKRQKAKKERESSAKSPQSSGSNEPIERPKIIDGMSHEEWLRQKAEQGAFPTPDSRFDTIEDDKTVRKKIFTGGLSYEEWLARKLQEETLTNRLLEANKAELEKKAREQRKGIVDKNFREWLKHKAEENQKEYEKFEAESRKAQSKESERRFRNMKRGVTFRNWREQKEQDRIVEFVAMAQQERQERANDEERKRKSQRSFELWLVRKAQENLNEEKKRLEMERRRFLMAAART; encoded by the exons ATGGACAAGATGGAAGGCAGGCTGCAGTCGCAAACGTCTAGTGCCGGGACGTCGCGCGACAGTTCGTCGGAGCTCTACAGCGTCTTCGTCCGCCTTCCCAACGAAGACGTCGCGGGCTTCCGCAACCTCCCGCCGGGCATCTCCGTGTACGACCTGAAGGCCAGAATCGAGATCGTTACGGGCATTCCCAGCCAGATCTACACCCTACACTACACAAATGATGTAGACTTGGAGGACGAGAACGAGCTGAGAATAGGAATGAGCATCATGAACGGCGCTACGTTACGTATGCAGCTCTTCACGAGTTGGAACGGGCTGTTCTACTCCACATGGAACGGGAACATTGACGACACGTATTACAGCGGAGGTGTACAACTCATTAGTGAGGCTAACTTCAGCGAGGGGGAAGCGGTCGCCATGCACAATATTGTGGCCAAGAGAGCCTTCGTTTCCCTTTTCCTGGCCTGCCACAGAGGACATTACGTACTGTGTAAGGTTCTACTCTCCATCG GTGCGGACCCAGTGGGTAGAACGCCTTCGGGCCGGACGCCTCTGCACGCCGCCGCGGCACAGGGACACCTGGACGTGTTAAACGCTCTTCTCGACCAGGGCGTCGACGTGGGCGCGCGGGACATGTACGGCAAAACGCCGCTGGAGCTGTCTGGGCAGTTCGGCCGGCGGGAGTGCGAGCGGAGGCTGTGGCTGCACCAGTGGAACCTGCGAGCGGCTAAGACCATCACAGACGTAGACACGGCAAGTCATGGATCGAGTGGACTAGATACTAACTCAGGCTCGGCTTCAAGCAGCACATTGGGCTTCATTCACGTACAAGGTGAGAAACCCCGGCACGTCGTACGAAGGGTGTTTAGACCATCTCCTCTGCAGGCACATCACATAGGGAGCGCCAATGTCTGGTCAAACAGCCACGCACCACCGCACCAAGCACCGCAGAAGAGCGTCCAGCTACCGAGCATGAGCGCGCCTGTGAAGGGTGTCCGGTACGGGCGCATTCGTCCCGGCACGGCGCTCCTCGGAGACAAGTCGTTCCCCGATGTTTGCCGAACGTCTACCCTCCACTCCCCTCGGGTGAGCGCCGGCAGCGAGGACGGTAAGAGGAAGTCCACAAACAGCGCAAGCAGGTCGACCTCCTCGTTGTACCACAAGCACTGTCAGACACACGCGTCGTACACTCCGGTCGAGAACTACGACCCTCAGGACGACTTCAACGTTGATGACGAGGACATCGAGCGGTTGATCCACGTCGTGTCCCTGTCTCAGCCCTCTACACCTGTACCACCAGACGACACGGATCTTGTAGCCAGGCAGAAACCACAGCAACAGCTCAGAAGACTGCGTACCGGGGATAGCTCGCGCTGTTCGAGGTGTAGAATACGCAACGAGACGAAGAAGCCAAGCAGCCCGCAGCGAGCGCCCAGTAGACACTTCGTGTACCCGGAAACGTTCTCCGTAGGTGCGAAGCAGCTTCACGTCATGATGCCTGAGATGGAGTACGACGAGCGCCCTATCACGAGGTGTCACTCCGTGCCGCCGCCTTCTCTCTGTAGCGACGATGAAGCTGTTGACGCCGCCATTGGTGACGACGACGACATCCCCGACATCGCGAAGCCTCCCGACGCAAACCATAAACCCGATAGCATCAACAGTGAAGACAGTGGGAGGGACACTATGGACAAGACAGAAACTGTTGACGACGATGAAGATACAAACGTCGACAAACCAACTGAAGAGGCAACGTCAAACTTTGTGAAACAGAGGGAGTACCAGGTCGACGTTGACAACATCTCAGAAGATCGGCCTGGTTCCAACACAAAAGGGACGCAGTGTTCAGACGAAGGTTtttcagcaccacagacagaTCCTGATGCTGAAACCACCACCGACGACGTCCCCAAACTTCAGATCAATGGCGTGAAATGGGATGTAGAGAAACCTACTCTGATGGTTGCTCAAAATGAAACGCAAACTGAGAGAAATGACTGCCGAGAGAACGCCCCAAAGCGTCAAGTTCGCCAGCGTTCTCTCTCAGCGGACGACAAGCTGTTTCTCCCAAGCAAGCCTGCTTCGGGCGTGCTCCCGCGAGCCAAGACGCTGGAGTCGTGGATTCTGATGAAGACTCGCCAAAAACAGGGGCGACGGGAGAGACCGGCGAATGAAGAAAGGAGAAGGCGGAACGTGGAGGCCTATCAAAGATGGCTGAGAACGAAAGACCAGGAGATACGCGAAGATGTTACGGACCAGTCCTCAGAGCCGGCTAGCGGTGACACCAAGGAAAACCAAAACGCATTTGAGCAATGGTTAAAAGCTAAGAGACAGAAGgctaagaaagaaagagaatcaAGCGCAAAATCGCCGCAGTCTAGCGGCTCCAACGAACCTATCGAACGTCCAAAAATCATTGATGGAATGTCCCATGAAGAGTGGCTGCGTCAAAAAGCTGAACAGGGAGCTTTTCCTACTCCTGATTCACGATTCGACACCATTGAAGACGATAAGACCGTACGGAAGAAAATTTTCACCGGCGGTCTTTCCTACGAAGAGTGGCTAGCCAGAAAGCTACAAGAGGAAACGTTAACAAACAGGCTTCTAGAAGCCAACAAGGCTGAGCTTGAAAAGAAAGCCCGCGAACAAAGAAAAGGCATTGTTGACAAGAACTTTCGCGAATGGCTGAAGCACAAGGCAGAAGAGAATCAGAAAGAGTACGAAAAATTCGAGGCAGAGAGTCGAAAGGCACAAAGTAAGGAAAGCGAGCGTCGCTTCAGGAACATGAAACGTGGAGTTACCTTCAGAAACTGGAGGGAACAGAAAGAGCAGGACAGAATTGTGGAGTTTGTGGCCATGGCGCAGCAAGAGCGGCAGGAGAGAGCGAATGACGAGGAGCGAAAGAGAAAAAGTCAGAGGTCTTTCGAACTGTGGCTCGTTAGAAAGGCTCAGGAAAACTTGAACGAAGAAAAGAAGCGCTTGGAGATGGAGAGACGCCGATTTTTAATGGCAGCAGCAAGGACTTGA